The Phycisphaeraceae bacterium genome has a window encoding:
- a CDS encoding RlmE family RNA methyltransferase — MTREIHDHYFHQAKRDGYLSRAAYKLIEIDDKRRLLKPGDRVLDCGAAPGSWMQVAARRVGGRGVVVGIDLQPILFGTRAEPQGGGPSGGGSNTRTVQGDFTAIDPAELLRLAGAEGRGFDVILSDMAPNTTGDPRGDHHRSVRLCHALLDRCPALLRPGGSVVMKVFEGADYRELLDRTKGLFDDCRGFKPKASRSESVEIYILAQGYRAGSTAGPDRADEQALPRPRQRPGAGWGAQR, encoded by the coding sequence ATGACCCGCGAGATTCACGATCACTACTTCCACCAGGCCAAGCGCGACGGCTATCTTTCGCGCGCCGCCTACAAACTGATCGAGATCGACGACAAGCGGCGTCTGCTCAAGCCCGGCGACCGGGTGCTCGACTGCGGGGCGGCCCCCGGCAGTTGGATGCAGGTGGCCGCCCGGCGCGTGGGGGGGCGCGGCGTGGTGGTGGGCATCGACCTGCAGCCGATCCTGTTCGGCACGCGCGCTGAGCCGCAGGGGGGCGGTCCCAGCGGCGGCGGGAGCAACACCCGCACCGTGCAGGGCGACTTCACCGCCATCGACCCGGCGGAACTGCTCCGGCTGGCAGGAGCGGAAGGGCGCGGCTTCGACGTGATCCTTTCCGACATGGCCCCCAACACCACCGGCGACCCGCGCGGCGATCACCATCGCTCGGTGCGGCTCTGTCACGCACTCCTCGACCGCTGCCCCGCGCTGCTGAGGCCCGGCGGCAGCGTGGTGATGAAGGTGTTCGAGGGGGCCGACTACCGCGAACTTCTCGACCGCACCAAGGGTCTGTTCGATGACTGCCGCGGCTTCAAGCCCAAGGCGTCGCGCAGCGAGTCGGTGGAGATCTACATCTTGGCGCAGGGGTACCGGGCCGGCTCCACTGCCGGGCCGGACAGGGCGGATGAGCAGGCACTGCCTCGTCCGCGTCAGCGCCCCGGCGCGGGATGGGGCGCGCAGCGCTGA
- a CDS encoding NAD(+)/NADH kinase, giving the protein MPAERPRTILLLDSNRSEVRDRVQEVRGLIDPHADVLGVYDTARGSDQSLPETARLAVVLGGDGTLLSQARRLLDRGLPLVGVNFGRLGFLAEFDLDSLREHVGMIFGPSPPTRECMVLRATVRDRSGAVKSVRTAINDCIVTAGPPYRMIELGLSINGDEGPVLTGDVVMVSTPTGSTAYNVSSGGPIVEPGVEAMIITPLSPHSLAFRPIVLSAATRLRVEIRRPNPGTPLVLDGQEQVPLSAGDVVTIDRHERRARFITNPSMSYWRILLDKMRWAAPPSYRDRGA; this is encoded by the coding sequence ATGCCTGCCGAGCGTCCCCGCACCATCCTGCTGCTGGATTCCAACCGATCCGAGGTGCGCGACCGCGTGCAGGAGGTGCGCGGCCTCATCGACCCGCACGCCGACGTGCTGGGCGTCTACGACACCGCACGGGGATCGGATCAGTCGCTGCCCGAGACGGCCCGGCTGGCCGTGGTGCTGGGAGGCGACGGCACCCTGCTCTCCCAGGCGAGGCGGCTTCTTGACCGCGGCCTGCCCCTGGTGGGCGTGAACTTCGGACGGCTCGGCTTCCTGGCGGAGTTCGACCTCGACTCGCTGCGCGAGCACGTCGGAATGATCTTCGGCCCCTCGCCTCCCACGCGCGAGTGCATGGTGCTGCGCGCCACAGTGCGGGACCGATCCGGCGCCGTCAAGTCTGTGCGCACCGCCATCAACGACTGCATCGTCACCGCCGGACCGCCCTACCGGATGATCGAACTGGGGCTGTCGATCAACGGCGACGAAGGCCCCGTGCTCACCGGCGACGTCGTGATGGTGTCCACGCCGACGGGCTCGACGGCGTACAACGTCTCCTCCGGCGGACCGATCGTCGAGCCGGGCGTGGAGGCGATGATCATCACGCCGCTCTCGCCCCACTCGCTGGCGTTCCGCCCGATCGTGCTCAGCGCCGCGACGCGGCTGCGGGTGGAGATCCGCCGCCCCAACCCCGGCACGCCGCTGGTGCTGGACGGGCAGGAGCAGGTGCCGCTGAGCGCCGGCGACGTGGTGACGATCGACCGTCATGAACGACGCGCGCGGTTCATCACCAACCCTTCGATGAGCTACTGGCGCATCCTGCTGGACAAGATGCGCTGGGCCGCGCCGCCCTCATACCGCGACCGCGGCGCGTGA
- the scpB gene encoding SMC-Scp complex subunit ScpB has product MNTAELHDPREADERDAAEPVAALERGVVPCAEYPLTQRVEALLLSTDRPLTDGKIAELLGVTLEAGGTKAIREAIESLNASYVETGRTFRIEAVAGGRQMLTQPQFGPVLHRLHQSRLQSRLTPAAMETLAIIAYRQPVLRTEIEAIRGVASGEVVRTLMERRLVTIVGRAEEIGRPMLYGTTREFLRVFGLSSLDDLPQAKELRIPGVKKNPVKKNEGAGSEPDAAAAQADPATGSVAMREPARG; this is encoded by the coding sequence ATGAACACCGCTGAACTGCATGACCCACGCGAGGCGGATGAGCGCGACGCCGCGGAGCCGGTCGCCGCTCTCGAGCGCGGCGTCGTACCCTGCGCCGAGTACCCGCTGACGCAGCGCGTCGAGGCGCTGCTGCTGTCCACGGATCGTCCGCTGACGGACGGCAAGATCGCCGAACTGCTGGGCGTCACGCTCGAAGCGGGCGGGACGAAGGCCATCCGCGAGGCGATCGAGTCGCTCAATGCAAGCTACGTCGAAACGGGCCGCACCTTCCGCATCGAAGCCGTGGCGGGCGGGCGGCAGATGCTGACGCAGCCGCAGTTCGGCCCGGTGCTGCACCGGCTGCATCAGTCGCGCCTGCAGTCGCGGCTCACCCCCGCCGCGATGGAGACGCTCGCCATCATCGCCTACCGCCAGCCGGTGCTGCGCACGGAGATCGAGGCCATCCGCGGCGTGGCGTCAGGCGAGGTGGTCCGCACGCTCATGGAGCGGCGCCTGGTGACGATCGTGGGCCGGGCCGAGGAGATCGGCCGTCCCATGCTCTACGGCACCACGCGCGAGTTCCTGCGCGTCTTCGGACTCTCATCCCTGGATGACCTGCCGCAGGCGAAGGAGCTGCGAATCCCCGGCGTGAAGAAGAACCCGGTGAAGAAGAATGAAGGCGCGGGATCGGAACCGGACGCGGCAGCGGCTCAGGCGGACCCGGCGACGGGCTCCGTCGCGATGCGGGAGCCGGCGCGGGGCTGA
- a CDS encoding metal-dependent hydrolase: MSVSLTFLGHSGFLMSDGTTTVAVDPFLTGNPVATMKPEQVTCQAVVITHGHGDHIGDSVAIAKRTKATVYASWEFYEWAGPQGVTCEPMNIGGRLALPNGAGWIAFTQAFHSSSNEGRYFGMPMGAMIHLGGHTIYHTGDTGLFSDMKLLAEIYKPDVLCIPIGDRFTMGPELATIAVERFIQPKVTIPIHYNTFPIIEIDPSKFAPRGTQVVRLKPGETWRAA, encoded by the coding sequence ATGTCAGTTTCACTCACGTTCCTGGGCCACTCCGGCTTTTTGATGTCCGACGGCACGACCACTGTCGCGGTGGACCCGTTCCTGACCGGCAACCCCGTCGCCACCATGAAGCCGGAGCAGGTGACCTGTCAGGCCGTCGTGATCACGCACGGGCACGGCGACCACATCGGTGATTCGGTGGCGATCGCCAAGCGCACCAAGGCCACGGTGTATGCCTCGTGGGAGTTCTACGAGTGGGCCGGACCCCAGGGCGTGACCTGCGAGCCCATGAACATCGGCGGGCGACTGGCGCTGCCCAACGGCGCGGGCTGGATCGCCTTCACCCAGGCGTTCCACTCCTCATCCAACGAGGGTCGCTACTTCGGCATGCCGATGGGCGCGATGATCCACCTGGGCGGACACACCATCTACCACACCGGCGACACGGGGCTCTTCAGCGACATGAAGCTGCTGGCGGAAATCTACAAGCCGGACGTCCTGTGCATCCCCATCGGCGATCGGTTCACGATGGGACCGGAGCTGGCCACGATCGCGGTGGAGCGGTTCATTCAGCCGAAGGTGACGATCCCGATCCATTACAACACGTTTCCGATCATCGAGATCGACCCGTCGAAGTTCGCGCCCAGGGGAACGCAGGTCGTGCGACTCAAACCGGGGGAGACGTGGCGCGCCGCCTAG
- the groL gene encoding chaperonin GroEL (60 kDa chaperone family; promotes refolding of misfolded polypeptides especially under stressful conditions; forms two stacked rings of heptamers to form a barrel-shaped 14mer; ends can be capped by GroES; misfolded proteins enter the barrel where they are refolded when GroES binds) has protein sequence MSTKQMKFDSAARLEFKRGVDRLALAVASTLGPTGRNVVIQKSYGGPGVTKDGVSVAKEIEFPEPFENMGAKMVHQVAKKTGDVAGDGTTTATILAAAIFNDGLKHVTVGANGVAVQRGINEAAKVAAEAINALAKKCKGRADLEKVATVSANHDREIGAIIAEAIDKVRADGVVEIEEGKTADTTLEYVEGMAFDKGFLSPYFMTDPKKAECVLEDVQILIHEKKISNLADLIPLLNKVVTGGKPLLIIAEEVENEALTALVVNRLRGVLQVCAVKAPGFGDRRKAMLGDIAVLTGGTFFAEDLGRNLADIDPSELGRAKKVIVNKDSTTIINGAGKKKDIEARAAQIKAQHERSTSDYDREKLMERLAKLTGGVAIVNVGAATETAMKERKDRVEDALHATRAAAKEGYVPGGGVTFIRAIDAVEKASAKAKGDERIGYGIVARALESPLWWIARNSGVDGDLVVEKVKSAKGAVGYNAATGEYVDLIDAGIIDPALVARNALLNAASVAGLMLTTDVVITDLKDETEPVEGAVA, from the coding sequence ATGTCCACCAAGCAGATGAAGTTCGATTCCGCCGCCCGCCTCGAGTTCAAGCGCGGCGTGGACCGCCTGGCTCTCGCCGTGGCCTCCACGCTCGGGCCGACCGGGCGCAACGTCGTGATCCAGAAGTCCTACGGCGGACCGGGCGTCACCAAGGACGGCGTCAGCGTCGCCAAGGAGATCGAGTTCCCCGAGCCGTTCGAGAACATGGGCGCCAAGATGGTCCACCAGGTCGCCAAGAAGACGGGCGACGTGGCGGGCGACGGCACGACCACGGCGACCATTCTCGCCGCCGCCATCTTCAACGACGGGCTCAAGCACGTCACCGTGGGCGCCAACGGCGTGGCGGTGCAGCGCGGCATCAATGAGGCCGCCAAGGTCGCGGCCGAGGCCATCAACGCCCTGGCGAAGAAGTGCAAGGGTCGGGCGGACTTGGAGAAGGTCGCCACCGTGAGCGCCAACCACGACCGAGAGATCGGCGCCATCATCGCCGAGGCCATCGACAAGGTCCGCGCGGACGGCGTGGTGGAGATCGAGGAAGGCAAGACCGCCGACACCACGCTGGAGTACGTCGAGGGCATGGCCTTCGACAAGGGGTTCCTTTCCCCCTACTTCATGACCGACCCCAAGAAGGCCGAGTGCGTGCTGGAGGACGTGCAGATCCTCATCCACGAGAAGAAAATCTCCAACCTGGCGGACCTGATCCCGCTGCTCAACAAGGTGGTGACGGGCGGCAAACCGCTGCTCATCATCGCCGAGGAAGTGGAGAACGAAGCCCTCACCGCGCTGGTGGTCAACCGCCTGCGCGGCGTGCTGCAGGTCTGCGCCGTGAAGGCCCCCGGATTCGGCGACCGTCGCAAGGCCATGCTGGGCGACATCGCGGTGCTCACGGGGGGCACGTTCTTCGCTGAGGATCTGGGACGCAACCTCGCCGACATCGATCCGAGCGAACTGGGCCGGGCCAAGAAGGTCATCGTCAACAAGGACAGCACCACGATCATCAACGGCGCGGGCAAGAAGAAGGACATCGAGGCCCGGGCCGCGCAGATCAAGGCCCAGCACGAGCGCTCCACCAGCGACTACGACCGCGAGAAGCTCATGGAGCGGCTGGCCAAGCTCACGGGCGGCGTCGCCATCGTCAACGTGGGCGCCGCCACCGAAACCGCCATGAAGGAGCGCAAGGATCGCGTGGAGGACGCCCTGCACGCCACCCGAGCCGCGGCCAAGGAGGGCTACGTGCCCGGCGGCGGCGTGACCTTCATCCGCGCCATCGACGCCGTTGAGAAGGCGAGCGCCAAGGCCAAGGGCGATGAGCGGATTGGCTACGGCATCGTGGCCCGGGCGCTGGAATCACCCCTGTGGTGGATCGCCCGCAACTCGGGCGTGGACGGCGACCTGGTGGTCGAGAAGGTCAAGTCCGCCAAGGGCGCGGTGGGCTACAACGCCGCGACGGGCGAGTACGTGGACCTGATCGACGCCGGCATCATCGACCCGGCGCTCGTGGCCCGCAACGCCCTGCTCAACGCGGCGTCGGTGGCGGGTCTGATGCTCACGACCGATGTCGTCATCACCGACCTGAAGGATGAGACCGAGCCGGTGGAAGGGGCCGTTGCGTGA
- the dnaJ gene encoding molecular chaperone DnaJ gives MPATRDYYEILGLEKNASAEDVKRAYRRLAMKHHPDRNPGDKEAEARFKEASEAYEVLSDPEKRARYDQYGHAGLRGTPGHDFSSMHAEDIFSMFNDIFAGMGFGGGGGRSGRSRRGGVPRGYDLETEVEITLEEVLDGAEREVEFKRLDVCQTCSGTGGKPGLEPITCPTCRGQGQVARAQLGGMFQMVTTCPQCGGRGRLITEKCADCRGAGRVSVKRKLAVRIPPGIHDGQAVRVQGEGEPPPPEMSPDGKGVRGDLHVVVRVQPHRIFQRDGNNLVLPLPVAFTQAALGAEIEVPTLKEPAKFTIPPGTPHGKMFRLEGRGLPDLRSRKPGDLVVVAQIVVPRKLTDQQRKLLEQLAQTENLAVGTDQPSWWDRVKDAFTGG, from the coding sequence GTGCCCGCCACGCGCGACTACTACGAGATTCTCGGGCTGGAGAAGAACGCCTCCGCCGAGGATGTCAAGCGCGCCTATCGCCGGCTGGCGATGAAGCATCATCCGGATCGCAACCCCGGCGACAAGGAGGCCGAGGCCAGATTCAAGGAGGCCTCCGAGGCCTACGAGGTTCTTTCCGACCCTGAAAAACGCGCTCGCTACGACCAGTACGGGCACGCGGGGCTGCGCGGCACGCCCGGACACGACTTCTCCTCCATGCATGCCGAGGACATCTTCTCGATGTTCAACGACATCTTCGCCGGCATGGGATTCGGCGGAGGCGGCGGGCGCAGCGGACGATCGCGGCGCGGCGGCGTACCCCGCGGCTACGACCTGGAGACCGAGGTCGAGATCACGCTCGAGGAAGTCCTTGACGGCGCCGAGCGCGAGGTCGAGTTCAAGCGGCTCGATGTCTGCCAGACCTGCTCCGGCACGGGAGGCAAGCCGGGCCTCGAACCCATCACCTGCCCCACCTGCCGGGGACAGGGTCAGGTGGCCCGCGCTCAACTGGGCGGGATGTTCCAGATGGTCACCACCTGTCCGCAGTGCGGCGGGCGCGGGCGGCTCATCACCGAGAAATGCGCCGACTGCCGCGGCGCGGGGCGTGTGAGCGTCAAGCGCAAACTGGCGGTGCGCATTCCGCCGGGCATTCACGACGGACAGGCGGTGCGCGTGCAGGGCGAGGGGGAGCCCCCGCCGCCGGAGATGAGCCCCGACGGCAAGGGCGTGCGAGGCGACCTGCACGTGGTCGTTCGCGTGCAGCCGCACCGGATCTTCCAGCGAGACGGCAACAACCTCGTGCTGCCGTTGCCGGTGGCCTTCACGCAGGCCGCGCTCGGCGCGGAGATCGAAGTGCCCACGCTGAAGGAGCCCGCCAAGTTCACCATTCCGCCCGGCACGCCGCACGGCAAGATGTTCCGCCTCGAGGGCCGCGGTCTGCCCGACCTGCGATCACGCAAGCCCGGCGACCTGGTGGTGGTGGCGCAGATCGTCGTGCCCCGCAAGCTTACCGACCAGCAGCGGAAGCTGCTGGAGCAGCTGGCCCAGACGGAGAACCTCGCTGTGGGCACGGACCAACCCTCGTGGTGGGATCGCGTGAAGGACGCCTTCACGGGCGGATGA
- a CDS encoding alpha/beta hydrolase — protein MLAYTAPVLGVLLFFGVAGLLVVVVVTGLVATEIVRPRRLTESWAIARGLPSDPGECGLPFTSWEATIGERRTLPVWDVMGQGGGSGPTIVLVHDHGESRIPLLADLPAWASVAKRVILYDRPGHGWAAGIARCGAGEGDHLRRLLEHVEADRVVLIALGEGGGIATEAIADALVRRRITAAVLVGEHPTQRTVVQERLAAHGLPRWLFRPLVMLTLRALGVGEAGEAGERGRTSNAPVPILRLPASRDDKTDSPLGPGVAGRVSEFLRRVCGLSPDEEPCAAG, from the coding sequence ATGCTTGCGTACACTGCGCCCGTGCTGGGCGTGCTGCTGTTCTTCGGCGTTGCGGGGCTGCTGGTCGTCGTCGTGGTGACGGGGCTGGTGGCGACGGAGATCGTCCGCCCCCGCCGCCTCACCGAGTCGTGGGCCATCGCCCGCGGGCTGCCCAGCGACCCGGGTGAGTGCGGCCTGCCGTTCACTTCCTGGGAAGCAACGATCGGCGAGCGTCGAACCCTTCCTGTTTGGGACGTGATGGGACAGGGCGGCGGCTCGGGACCGACGATCGTCCTGGTCCACGATCACGGTGAATCGCGGATTCCGCTGCTGGCGGACCTGCCCGCGTGGGCGAGCGTTGCGAAGCGCGTGATCCTCTATGACCGTCCGGGACATGGCTGGGCTGCCGGCATCGCCCGGTGCGGCGCGGGTGAAGGCGATCACCTCCGCCGCCTGCTCGAACATGTCGAGGCGGATCGGGTTGTGCTGATCGCGCTGGGCGAAGGCGGAGGCATCGCGACGGAGGCCATCGCAGATGCGTTGGTGCGTCGACGCATCACAGCCGCCGTACTGGTTGGAGAACACCCGACGCAGAGGACCGTGGTGCAGGAACGCCTGGCGGCTCACGGGCTGCCGCGATGGTTGTTTCGCCCGCTGGTCATGCTCACCCTGCGAGCACTGGGCGTTGGGGAAGCCGGGGAAGCCGGGGAACGCGGACGGACCTCGAACGCCCCTGTTCCGATCCTGCGGCTTCCGGCGAGCCGCGATGACAAGACCGACTCGCCGCTTGGCCCCGGTGTCGCGGGACGAGTGAGCGAGTTCCTGCGCCGGGTGTGTGGTCTATCTCCAGACGAAGAACCCTGCGCGGCCGGTTGA
- a CDS encoding nucleotide exchange factor GrpE: protein MTETRNDMPTEHETAAEAARLEAEAEASAAGAETAAIIDRLQQERDDAIAARQRALADFANYQRRSRENEQRERFNGVVAVLRTLLPVLDHFEIAVSQDASRLTVEQLLGGVKMVQAELIKALETHGVQKIEARRGEEFDPYRHEAVLRQPAADVKPNHVVSCLQSGVMVGDMVLRPAKVAVAPEGE, encoded by the coding sequence ATGACCGAGACCCGCAACGACATGCCGACTGAACACGAAACCGCCGCTGAAGCAGCCCGGCTCGAGGCCGAAGCCGAAGCCAGCGCCGCCGGCGCCGAAACCGCGGCGATCATCGACCGACTGCAGCAGGAGCGTGACGACGCCATCGCGGCCCGTCAGCGGGCGCTGGCCGACTTCGCCAACTATCAGCGACGCTCGCGTGAGAACGAACAGCGTGAGCGCTTCAACGGCGTGGTCGCGGTTCTGCGAACCCTGCTGCCGGTGCTCGATCACTTCGAGATCGCCGTGAGCCAGGACGCTTCCAGACTCACCGTCGAGCAGTTGCTGGGGGGCGTGAAGATGGTCCAAGCCGAACTCATCAAGGCCCTCGAGACGCACGGCGTGCAGAAGATCGAGGCCAGACGAGGCGAAGAGTTCGACCCCTACCGCCACGAGGCCGTGCTTCGCCAGCCCGCAGCGGACGTGAAGCCCAACCACGTGGTCTCATGCCTCCAGTCCGGCGTGATGGTCGGCGACATGGTGCTGCGTCCCGCCAAGGTGGCCGTGGCGCCGGAGGGCGAGTAG
- the groL gene encoding chaperonin GroEL (60 kDa chaperone family; promotes refolding of misfolded polypeptides especially under stressful conditions; forms two stacked rings of heptamers to form a barrel-shaped 14mer; ends can be capped by GroES; misfolded proteins enter the barrel where they are refolded when GroES binds), giving the protein MAVKELAFDVEARKALLAGVEKLAAAVKSTLGPRGRSAVLDKSWGGPTVTKDGVTVAEEIELRDKVENMGAQLVKQAATKTSDDAGDGTTTATVLAEALYKAGLRHITAGVEANALVRGMRLAVDAVVEDIRKQSKPINVSKKDEIANVASISANNDQAIGSIMADAFMKVGKDGVITVEEGKGLETIVEVVEGMQFDRGYLSPNFVTNAEAMKVELEKCLVLVHEDKIDSLTKLVPFLEKVLEAKKPVLVIAEDVTGEALSTLVINKLRGAINVCAVKAPGYGDRRKAMLQDIAVLTGGTAVMKDLGLELDKITISQLGMAKKVEVTGDTCTIIEGAGSTKEIQARIEQIRREIEVTDSDYDREKLQERLAKLAGGVAQIKVGAGSEAELKEKKARVEDALHAVRAAVAEGIVPGGGVSFIRAAAALDKVRASVRGDEKFGVDVVADALKVPLQTIADNAGEKGSVVVARVAEMKGPKGFNALTLEYSDLLKDGVITPAKVDRTALQNAASVASLLLTTDCIITEAPKEKDDDHGHDHHHHGGGGMGGMPGMGGMGF; this is encoded by the coding sequence ATGGCGGTGAAGGAACTGGCGTTTGACGTGGAAGCCCGCAAGGCGCTGCTGGCGGGCGTGGAGAAGCTTGCCGCAGCCGTCAAGAGCACCCTTGGGCCCCGTGGGCGCAGTGCGGTGCTCGACAAGTCATGGGGCGGACCCACCGTGACCAAGGACGGCGTCACCGTGGCGGAGGAGATTGAACTCCGCGACAAGGTCGAGAACATGGGCGCCCAGCTGGTCAAGCAGGCGGCGACCAAGACCAGCGATGACGCCGGCGACGGCACCACCACCGCCACCGTGCTCGCCGAGGCCCTCTACAAGGCCGGACTGCGTCACATCACCGCCGGCGTGGAGGCCAACGCCCTGGTGCGAGGCATGCGCCTGGCCGTCGACGCCGTCGTCGAGGACATCCGAAAGCAGTCCAAGCCCATCAACGTCAGCAAGAAGGACGAGATCGCCAACGTCGCCTCGATCTCAGCCAACAACGATCAGGCGATCGGGTCGATCATGGCCGACGCCTTCATGAAGGTCGGCAAGGACGGGGTCATCACCGTCGAGGAAGGCAAGGGGCTGGAGACGATCGTGGAGGTGGTCGAGGGCATGCAGTTCGACCGCGGGTATCTCAGCCCCAACTTCGTCACCAACGCCGAGGCCATGAAGGTCGAGCTTGAGAAGTGCCTGGTGCTGGTGCATGAGGACAAGATCGACTCGCTCACCAAGCTGGTTCCCTTCCTGGAGAAGGTGCTGGAAGCCAAGAAGCCGGTGCTGGTCATCGCCGAGGACGTGACGGGCGAGGCCCTCTCGACGCTGGTGATCAACAAGCTGCGCGGCGCGATCAACGTCTGCGCCGTCAAGGCGCCGGGCTATGGCGATCGCCGCAAGGCCATGCTGCAGGACATCGCGGTGCTCACGGGCGGCACGGCGGTGATGAAGGACCTGGGCCTGGAACTGGACAAGATCACCATCAGCCAGCTGGGCATGGCCAAGAAGGTGGAGGTGACGGGAGATACCTGCACCATCATCGAGGGCGCGGGATCGACGAAGGAGATTCAGGCCCGCATCGAGCAGATCCGCCGCGAGATCGAGGTGACCGATTCCGACTACGACCGCGAGAAGCTGCAGGAACGGCTGGCCAAACTGGCCGGCGGCGTGGCCCAGATCAAGGTCGGCGCGGGCAGCGAGGCGGAACTGAAGGAGAAGAAGGCCCGCGTGGAGGACGCACTGCACGCCGTGCGCGCCGCGGTGGCAGAGGGCATCGTGCCGGGAGGCGGGGTGTCGTTCATCCGCGCCGCCGCCGCGCTCGACAAGGTGCGGGCCAGCGTGCGCGGCGATGAGAAGTTCGGCGTGGACGTGGTGGCGGACGCCCTCAAGGTGCCGCTGCAGACCATCGCCGACAACGCAGGTGAAAAGGGTTCCGTCGTCGTCGCCAGGGTCGCGGAGATGAAGGGCCCCAAGGGCTTCAACGCCCTGACGCTCGAATACAGCGACCTGCTCAAGGACGGCGTGATCACCCCCGCCAAGGTAGACCGCACCGCCCTGCAGAACGCCGCCAGCGTGGCCTCGCTGCTGCTGACCACCGACTGCATCATCACCGAGGCGCCGAAGGAGAAGGACGACGACCACGGTCATGACCATCACCATCACGGCGGCGGCGGAATGGGCGGCATGCCGGGCATGGGCGGGATGGGGTTCTGA
- a CDS encoding co-chaperone GroES produces the protein MSVRPLEDRVLIKPLDPETKTASGIYLPETAKERPVQGKVVAVGPGKLLDNGERIKPSVKKGDTVVFSKYGGTEIEIKDVKHLIMRESELLGLIEG, from the coding sequence ATGTCCGTCCGACCCCTTGAAGATCGCGTTCTCATCAAGCCCCTCGACCCCGAGACGAAGACCGCCTCGGGCATCTACCTGCCCGAAACCGCCAAGGAGCGGCCCGTCCAGGGTAAGGTTGTCGCCGTCGGCCCGGGCAAGCTGCTCGACAACGGCGAGCGCATCAAGCCCAGCGTCAAGAAGGGCGACACTGTCGTCTTCTCCAAGTACGGCGGGACCGAGATCGAAATCAAGGATGTCAAGCACCTGATCATGCGCGAGAGCGAACTGCTCGGGCTGATCGAGGGTTGA
- a CDS encoding 6-phosphofructokinase — protein MKRIGILTGGGDCPGLNAVIRAVAKTAIYRHGLRVFGIEDGFQGLLEDRLGELSALHVSGILGRGGTILGTNNRCNPSRVHVGEDASGAPRFENKVAVCLDTIRRHAIDALVVIGGDGTMSCAAPFVEAGVNVVGVPKTIDNDIVGTDITFGFMTAVDTAAEALDRLHSTAASHHRVMVCELMGRNAGWLTLHAGVASGSDVILLPEIPFDLDVICAFVQSRRQRGRGFSIVACAEGARPRGGEVVVQRVDARSHDPIRLGGIGKWTADAIEQRTGIETRVTVLGHTQRGGPPIPADRVLATRFGVHAMQLLMRGATGRMVVMRGGELDDVDLLTAAHKQRLVSPDDPLIDAARAVKTCFGDVLPA, from the coding sequence ATGAAACGAATCGGGATTCTGACCGGCGGGGGTGACTGTCCGGGACTCAACGCCGTGATCCGGGCCGTCGCCAAGACGGCCATCTACCGCCATGGGCTGCGCGTCTTCGGCATCGAGGATGGGTTCCAGGGACTGCTGGAGGATCGCCTGGGCGAGCTCTCCGCGCTGCACGTGTCGGGCATTCTCGGACGGGGCGGCACCATTCTCGGCACCAACAACCGGTGCAATCCGTCCCGAGTCCACGTGGGCGAGGACGCCTCCGGAGCACCGCGATTCGAGAACAAGGTGGCGGTCTGCCTCGACACCATCCGGCGGCACGCCATCGACGCTCTGGTCGTCATCGGAGGGGACGGCACCATGAGCTGCGCCGCGCCATTCGTCGAGGCGGGCGTCAACGTCGTCGGCGTGCCCAAGACCATCGACAACGACATCGTCGGAACCGACATCACGTTCGGCTTCATGACCGCGGTGGACACGGCGGCCGAGGCGCTGGACCGGCTCCATTCCACCGCCGCCAGTCATCATCGCGTCATGGTGTGCGAACTCATGGGTCGCAACGCGGGGTGGCTCACGCTGCATGCGGGCGTGGCTTCGGGGTCGGACGTGATCCTGCTGCCCGAGATTCCCTTCGATCTGGATGTCATCTGCGCATTCGTGCAGTCGCGGCGCCAGCGCGGGCGCGGGTTCTCGATCGTGGCCTGCGCCGAAGGCGCCAGGCCACGCGGGGGGGAGGTGGTGGTGCAGCGCGTCGACGCCCGCAGCCACGATCCCATCCGCCTGGGCGGAATCGGCAAGTGGACGGCGGACGCCATCGAGCAGCGCACCGGCATCGAGACGCGCGTCACCGTCCTGGGCCACACGCAGCGGGGCGGGCCGCCCATCCCCGCCGACCGCGTGCTGGCCACCCGCTTCGGCGTTCACGCCATGCAGCTGCTCATGCGCGGGGCGACCGGGCGCATGGTGGTGATGCGCGGCGGCGAACTGGACGACGTGGACCTGCTCACCGCGGCGCACAAACAGCGGCTGGTGTCGCCCGACGATCCGCTCATCGACGCGGCCCGGGCGGTGAAGACGTGCTTCGGCGACGTACTGCCGGCCTGA